GAGGTTCACCCGCCAGGACCTGGCCGGCCTCCTCGTGCGCCTCCACGCCCATGACCTGGAGGCGACCAAGGTCGCCTGAGGAGGTATGGAATACGTCATCGAACTTTCGGGCTGGAGTACTTAGGCCATCGCGATCGCCCCGAAGCTGACGAGGGAATCGGTCTCCTCCTCGATCGCTTGCCCGTAGTCGAGCACGCGTCCCCGCGCGCCGGGCATCGCTTCGAGCATCGTGAGGATCGCCGGGTAGCCGCAGATCCTGCGGGCGTCCTGCTCTCTCTCCATCACCGCCAGGAAGCCCTCGCGATCGCCGTCGGCGATCCGCGCCATCATCTCGCGATCCTCCCGCTCGATCGCTTCCTTGCGATCGGCGGCCCGGCCGTGCGGATCGCCGAATCGGCACCCGACGTGGGCGAAGTCGACGCCGAGAACGACCAGCGTCTCCTCGTCGAGGAGAGAAGCCAGCCGCTCGACGAACGCGACCCTCCACTCCTGCGGGTAGGGAAGCGACCCGCGGAGGGGGACGGGAAGCCAGGGGAAGCAGCAGAGGATCGGCACGATTCGGCGCGCCGACCAGTCCCCGAGGACGCGCCGCAGGAAGATCGCCTGGAACTCGATCGAGTGCTCCTTGCGGTGCAGCAAGCGCCCGCTCAGCGGATCGAAGGGGAGACCCGCGTGGAGATCCTCGAGGAACTCCCTGTCGACCGCGCAGTCTCCGAGTGGAATCTCGAAGTCCTTGTCGATCGTCGCGAAGGGGATCTCGCCGCCGGAGTGGGAGATCCCGAGGATCACGATCCGCCGCGCCTGCGAGCCTCTGATCGCGCGGTAGGCGCTCCCATAGGCCGCGGCTCCCCGATGCGGATCGATGTGCGGCGCGACGAGGCCCCGAGGGGGATTGGCGGGCGCGCGCGAGTCGGCGGCAGCGACGGTCTGATCGATCCAGACCGCCAGAGACTCGGGATCGGCCTCGTAGGAGATCCCCGCGTGCGCCGCGGGCCGCTTTGCCAGGCGATGAAAGGTCTCTTCCTGGATGCGAAGCCTCTCGCGGTAGGCCGGCGAGTCGAGGAAGCAGGCCGCCTCCATGCGGTCGATGACCGAGGCGATCCTGTCCCTCGGGACGATCTCGCCGCTCATGCGGCAAAGCTCGACCTGGATGTCGCCGATGTCGCGCGTCCCGTCGAGGCGGGATGCGATCCATGCCTCCGTTTCGCTCAGAAAGAGGATCTCCTCCGAGCCGCCGCCGGGATCGCGGAAGCAGTAGACCGTCCCCTCCCTTCGCGGGACGGGGAAGGCCTCGATGGGGCGCATTCGGGGACGATCGGACGACGCATCAGCCATGGCGGACGACTCCTCGCGCGGCACCCGGCCGGCCACCCCGCAATCTACCGCACCGATGGGGTCGATGCCCACGGTCCTCGGGATCGCGCGCCGGCGCCGCCTCATCTATGCTGTGCCTGCCGGGTCGCGGCCCGTGCGGAGGCGCCGGGTCTGCGGAGTCTCCGCCGTCCGCCTGGAGGATCGATGCGCCGTTCGCCGACTCTCGTGGAGCGACTCCCGCGAAGGGTCTACCTGGCAACTCTGGGACTGCTCCTGCTCGGCCTAGTGTCCTTGGTCGCGGGAGGGTCCGCGTGGACCTATAGGCACGTGCGCGCGAGGGTCGATGTGGAGCTGGAGCAGCGGCTATTCTCCATCGGATCGGCCGTGGCGCAGAGTCTCGCCGCGGTCTCTCTCACCGCGGCCACGCCCGCCGATTCCGCCCGTCGCTACGCCTCGATCGAGAGGGACCTCGAGCGGATCTCCTATGCGAGCGATCTGGGCGGGATCGATGTTGTCGATAGGAATCGGCGGCGTTTGGCCGGCACGTCCCGGGGGGTTCCCTTCGGCGCCCGCGATCCGCTGATCGAGGCGCAGCCCGAGGCCTCGGCCGCGCTGGCTGGGATCGCGGCCTCGACGCCCCTCTACGAGGCCGAGGGAATCCCCGGCACGTTCTTGAAGACAGGCTTCTTCCCGATCGAGGACTCGCTCGGCGTGGTTGTCGGCCTCGTCGCGGTCGAGGGGGGCAGCGGCTTCTTCGAGATCGTCCCCGCGCTGCGACGCGTCTGGTGGATCACCGGAGCGGCCTCCGCGATCCTCGCCGCCGTCCTCGCGGCCCTTCTGCTGGGTCTCTTCCGCGCCCTGGAGAGGTACGAGAGGGACGTCAGGGCGACCGCGGCCCTGGCGACCGCGGGCCAGCTCGCCGCGATGGTCGCGCACGAGATCCGCAATCCGCTCGCGGTCCTCCAGTCCCGGGCCGAGCGGGTGCAGGAGGACCTCGCTGCCGGCGGCGACCGCGAGGCGGCCGCGCGGCTGCTCGACGCGATCCCGGCGGAGGTCAAGAGGCTGGATCGCATCCTGGGCAACTACCTCGCCCTCGCGCGGACGGGCGGGAGCGAGGGCTCCTGCTCCGTCCTCCCCGTGCTCAGAGGGGCGCTCGATCTGATGGAGCGGGATCTCGCGCGGGCGGGAGTGGAGTCGGCCCTCGAGTCACCGCCGGGCGACCTGCGCGCGCGGGTCGATCCCGCCCGGCTTCATCAGGCGCTCATCAATCTCTTCCTGAACGCGCGCGACGCGATGCCGCATGGCGGGAAGCTCTCCGTGCGCGCGAGCGCCGAAGGGCGGTGGATCCGGATCGAGGTGGCCGATACTGGAATCGGGATCGCGCGCAATCTTAGGCGCCGGGTCTTCGAGCCCTTCTTCACGACCCGGGAGGGCGGGTCGGGGCTCGGCCTGGCGGTCGTCGATTCGATCGTTCGCGCGTGCGGCGGGAGAGTGGCCCTCGAGTCCGAGCCGGGGCGCGGCAGCCGTCTCGATCTCTGGCTGCCGGCGCACGAAATGGAGGAGACGGATGGCGGACGGGACGAGCCCCTTTAGGATCCTCCTCGCGGAGGATGAGGCTGCCTTTCGCGAGGATCTCGAGGCGGGTCTGCGCAAGCAGGGCTACGAGGTGGCGGCCGCATCGTCCGGCACGGAGGCGATGGATCTCCTGGCCGGCGGCGAGTTCCATCTGCTCGTCACCGATGTGAAGATGCCGCCGCCCGACGGCCTCGAGCTGCTGCAATGGATCAAGCGCGAGAGGCCGCAGATCGAGGTCCTCGTGATCACCGGGCAGAAGGAGCTGCTCGAGAGCCCGCGCGCCGCGCGCGACGCGATCAAGAACGGCGCTTTCGACTACCTCTCAAAACCGATCAGCCTCTTCGATCTCATCGTCAAGGTCGAGAGGATCCGCGAACGGTGGGATCTTCTGGCGGAGGGGGAGCGGCTGCGGCGGTGGGCGCGCTGGCTCGCCGGCGACGAGGTGGAGGAGGGGCGCTTCGAGAACCTCATCGGGCGCAGCCGGGCGATCCTCGAGCTCTTCGGGCTCGCCCGGAAGGTCGCCCTCTCCGACGCCGTCGTTCTGATCCGAGGCGAGAGCGGGACGGGGAAGACCGTTCTGGCGGCCGCGATCCACAACCACAGCGCTCGCGCCCGGTCCCCCTTCGTGAAGATCAACAGCGGCGCCATTCCGGAGAATCTCCTCGAGAGCGAGTTCTTCGGCCACGAGCAGGGAGCCTTCACCGGAGCGGTGCGCCGCAAGCAGGGGCTCTTCGAGGTCGCGGAGGGGGGAACGGTCTTCCTGGACGAGATCGGCGATCTCCCCCTGGCGATGCAGGTGAAGCTCCTCGCCGCGATCGAGGAGAAGCAGTTCATGCGGGTGGGGGGGACCCGGCCCATCCACTGCGACGTGCGGATCATCGCGGCGACGCACAGGAATCTCGAGGAGGCGGTGCGCGACGGCTCCTTCCGGAAGGATCTCTTCTACCGCGTCAATGTCTTCC
This portion of the Candidatus Eisenbacteria bacterium genome encodes:
- the amrB gene encoding AmmeMemoRadiSam system protein B, whose product is MRRRRRAIPRTVGIDPIGAVDCGVAGRVPREESSAMADASSDRPRMRPIEAFPVPRREGTVYCFRDPGGGSEEILFLSETEAWIASRLDGTRDIGDIQVELCRMSGEIVPRDRIASVIDRMEAACFLDSPAYRERLRIQEETFHRLAKRPAAHAGISYEADPESLAVWIDQTVAAADSRAPANPPRGLVAPHIDPHRGAAAYGSAYRAIRGSQARRIVILGISHSGGEIPFATIDKDFEIPLGDCAVDREFLEDLHAGLPFDPLSGRLLHRKEHSIEFQAIFLRRVLGDWSARRIVPILCCFPWLPVPLRGSLPYPQEWRVAFVERLASLLDEETLVVLGVDFAHVGCRFGDPHGRAADRKEAIEREDREMMARIADGDREGFLAVMEREQDARRICGYPAILTMLEAMPGARGRVLDYGQAIEEETDSLVSFGAIAMA
- a CDS encoding sigma-54-dependent Fis family transcriptional regulator: MADGTSPFRILLAEDEAAFREDLEAGLRKQGYEVAAASSGTEAMDLLAGGEFHLLVTDVKMPPPDGLELLQWIKRERPQIEVLVITGQKELLESPRAARDAIKNGAFDYLSKPISLFDLIVKVERIRERWDLLAEGERLRRWARWLAGDEVEEGRFENLIGRSRAILELFGLARKVALSDAVVLIRGESGTGKTVLAAAIHNHSARARSPFVKINSGAIPENLLESEFFGHEQGAFTGAVRRKQGLFEVAEGGTVFLDEIGDLPLAMQVKLLAAIEEKQFMRVGGTRPIHCDVRIIAATHRNLEEAVRDGSFRKDLFYRVNVFPLTLPALRERPEDIPLLVERFLIKKGSDPKGIRPEALRLVAAHSFPGNIRELENLIERGLILAEGAPLGPEHLPSLGRPEPPQPAGLPEIPDEGVSMEEMERRYIQAALEKAKGNKSRAAALLGMTRRTLYSRMERHGLRD